One Triticum dicoccoides isolate Atlit2015 ecotype Zavitan chromosome 4B, WEW_v2.0, whole genome shotgun sequence genomic window carries:
- the LOC119295287 gene encoding U-box domain-containing protein 57-like isoform X2, protein MAQDHWTIKVARDEDLRSQIGSGGFYFDLVDFDRVRAFQVPVGTTVILFMEELAKELGTPVKFQHLWLCQRRQNGTRRPSRPLNSKEKKLSIGRVFSADVKLFLEVLNPCSPRNLNREYLLVFLKFYDPEQTQLRYIGTLFVSCSSRPLDILPKLRSVAGFCADEEIELYEEIKFEPNVMCEALDIHHTFTVNQIENGDIICFQKRPKSCNQHLYPSVKLFLEHVHKLTKEGRNICALEEEIVEFRRLSDLNIAGKFECTQLRHERDNAMRQVGEFRGQNDLVHLQIEEAKKECDQLRHERDNAVRQIDALLTQNTVGRIQIEEAKMECGQLKHERDSAARQVDELRDRNSQFILEFRLTCLEQATEHFKDLCKMEDTEYGCVYKGIINNTMVAIKLSKSESLFQQEISVLRQGGRHANIVTFVGMCSEASALVYEWLPKGNLEDRIVCADGTPPLSWHNRTQIIGEVCCALLFLHSHKPNASVHGDLRPCNILIGANYRSKLYNFGMSTLCLQPGSCPPNLTARLPYMDPEFLTIGDLTPLSDVYSLGVVILRLLTGMPPLAIAKKVKEAFQSDNLHLLIDKSAGDWPYTQAKQLALLGLRCVEMTREKRPDLTEVWTVVEALVRKPPAPSCPAHFICPILQEIMNDPQMASDGFTYEAEAIRRWLHGGSNRSPMTNLALPNRALIPNRALRSSIQEYLQASVALAVRSLNLNL, encoded by the exons ATGGCGCAGGATCACTGGACTATCAAG GTGGCGAGGGATGAGGATTTGCGGTCGCAGATTGGGAGCGGGGGCTTCTATTTCGATCTCGTCGACTTCGACAGAGTGCGGGCTTTCCAGGTCCCGGTTGGCACCACCGTAATCCTTTTCATG GAGGAACTCGCAAAAGAACTTGGTACCCCTGTTAAGTTTCAACACCTCTGGTTGTGCCAGCGACGGCAAAACGGGACACGCCGCCCTAGCAGGCCTTTGAATTCCAAAGAAAAGAAACTATCT ATCGGAAGGGTTTTTTCGGCTGATGTGAAGCTGTTTTTGGAG GTGCTCAATCCTTGCTCTCCACGAAATCTAAACAGGGAATATCTATTGGTGTTTTTAAAGTTCTATGACCCAGAACAAACACAGCTACG GTATATCGGAACGCTGTTTGTGAGTTGTTCATCAAGGCCTTTAGATATTCTCCCAAAACTAAGAAGCGTAGCTGGTTTTTGTGCAGACGAGGAAATAGAATTGTATGAG GAAATCAAATTCGAACCAAATGTGATGTGTGAAGCCTTAGACATTCATCATACCTTTACAGTCAACCAG ATTGAAAATGGGGACATCATCTGCTTCCAGAAAAGACCCAAGTCATGCAACCAGCATTTATACCCTTCTGTTAAATTGTTCCTCGAACATGTTCATAAACTGACG AAAGAAGGAAGGAACATATGTGCGCTAGAAGAGGAGATTGTTGAATTCAGACGTCTTTCTGATCTTAATATAGCGGGAAAATTTG AATGTACTCAGTTGAGACATGAACGAGACAATGCAATGCGACAGGTGGGCGAGTTTCGGGGTCAGAATGATTTAGTTCACCTTCAAATAGAAGAGGCAAAAAAAG AGTGTGACCAGTTGAGACATGAACGAGACAATGCAGTGCGACAGATAGATGCATTACTGACTCAGAATACTGTGGGTCGCATTCAAATAGAAGAGGCAAAAATGG AATGTGGTCAGTTAAAGCATGAACGAGATAGTGCAGCTCGACAGGTGGATGAATTACGGGATAGGAACTCTCAATTTATTCTCGAGTTCCGCCTTACATGTTTGGAACAAGCAACAGAGCATTTCAAGGATCTGTGCAAGATGGAGGACACTGAATATGGATGTGTGTATAAAGGCATTATAAACAACACTATGGTAGCAATCAAGCTGTCCAAATCCGAGAGTTTGTTTCAACAAGAG ATCTCTGTTCttcgtcaaggagggagacatgcaAACATTGTCACCTTCGTTGGAATGTGCTCTGAAGCTTCGGCTCTTGTGTATGAGTGGTTACCTAAGGGAAACCTTGAAGACCGAATTGTGTGTGCCGATGGCACTCCACCTCTATCATGGCACAACCGTACACAGATCATTGGTGAGGTTTGCTGCGCACTACTCTTCCTTCATTCACACAAGCCTAATGCTTCGGTCCACGGTGATCTCCGGCCTTGCAACATCCTCATCGGTGCCAACTACAGAAGCAAGCTCTACAACTTTGGTATGTCCACCTTATGTCTCCAGCCTGGCAGCTGTCCACCAAACCTAACAGCAAGGCTTCCATACATGGATCCGGAGTTCCTCACCATTGGGGACCTCACGCCCCTTTCTGATGTCTACTCACTGGGTGTTGTTATCCTTCGCCTTTTGACTGGAATGCCCCCTTTGGCTATCGCAAAGAAAGTGAAAGAAGCATTTCAAAGTGATAACCTGCACTTGCTGATAGATAAATCAGCCGGGGACTGGCCTTACACACAAGCCAAGCAGTTAGCACTCCTTGGCCTCAGGTGTGTGGAAATGACGAGGGAAAAGCGGCCTGATCTGACTGAGGTTTGGACCGTTGTTGAGGCCCTGGTCAGAAAGCCTCCTGCACCCTCATGCCCTGCCCACTTCATTTGTCCAATCCTCCAG GAGATCATGAACGATCCACAAATGGCATCTGATGGATTCACCTATGAAGCGGAAGCCATAAGACGCTGGCTTCATGGCGGGAGCAATAGGTCTCCGATGACGAACTTGGCACTTCCAAATCGTGCTCTCATCCCTAATCGCGCCCTCCGTTCTTCCATCCAGGAGTACCTTCAGGCATCAGTAGCCTTGGCAGTCAGGTCCCTGAACCTCAATCTATGA
- the LOC119295287 gene encoding U-box domain-containing protein 57-like isoform X1 has protein sequence MAQDHWTIKVARDEDLRSQIGSGGFYFDLVDFDRVRAFQVPVGTTVILFMEELAKELGTPVKFQHLWLCQRRQNGTRRPSRPLNSKEKKLSIGRVFSADVKLFLEVLNPCSPRNLNREYLLVFLKFYDPEQTQLRYIGTLFVSCSSRPLDILPKLRSVAGFCADEEIELYEEIKFEPNVMCEALDIHHTFTVNQIENGDIICFQKRPKSCNQHLYPSVKLFLEHVHKLTKEGRNICALEEEIVEFRRLSDLNIAGKFECTQLRHERDNAMRQVGEFRGQNDLVHLQIEEAKKECNQLRHERDNAMRQVDEFQGQNDLVRLQIEEAKKECDQLRHERDNAVRQIDALLTQNTVGRIQIEEAKMECGQLKHERDSAARQVDELRDRNSQFILEFRLTCLEQATEHFKDLCKMEDTEYGCVYKGIINNTMVAIKLSKSESLFQQEISVLRQGGRHANIVTFVGMCSEASALVYEWLPKGNLEDRIVCADGTPPLSWHNRTQIIGEVCCALLFLHSHKPNASVHGDLRPCNILIGANYRSKLYNFGMSTLCLQPGSCPPNLTARLPYMDPEFLTIGDLTPLSDVYSLGVVILRLLTGMPPLAIAKKVKEAFQSDNLHLLIDKSAGDWPYTQAKQLALLGLRCVEMTREKRPDLTEVWTVVEALVRKPPAPSCPAHFICPILQEIMNDPQMASDGFTYEAEAIRRWLHGGSNRSPMTNLALPNRALIPNRALRSSIQEYLQASVALAVRSLNLNL, from the exons ATGGCGCAGGATCACTGGACTATCAAG GTGGCGAGGGATGAGGATTTGCGGTCGCAGATTGGGAGCGGGGGCTTCTATTTCGATCTCGTCGACTTCGACAGAGTGCGGGCTTTCCAGGTCCCGGTTGGCACCACCGTAATCCTTTTCATG GAGGAACTCGCAAAAGAACTTGGTACCCCTGTTAAGTTTCAACACCTCTGGTTGTGCCAGCGACGGCAAAACGGGACACGCCGCCCTAGCAGGCCTTTGAATTCCAAAGAAAAGAAACTATCT ATCGGAAGGGTTTTTTCGGCTGATGTGAAGCTGTTTTTGGAG GTGCTCAATCCTTGCTCTCCACGAAATCTAAACAGGGAATATCTATTGGTGTTTTTAAAGTTCTATGACCCAGAACAAACACAGCTACG GTATATCGGAACGCTGTTTGTGAGTTGTTCATCAAGGCCTTTAGATATTCTCCCAAAACTAAGAAGCGTAGCTGGTTTTTGTGCAGACGAGGAAATAGAATTGTATGAG GAAATCAAATTCGAACCAAATGTGATGTGTGAAGCCTTAGACATTCATCATACCTTTACAGTCAACCAG ATTGAAAATGGGGACATCATCTGCTTCCAGAAAAGACCCAAGTCATGCAACCAGCATTTATACCCTTCTGTTAAATTGTTCCTCGAACATGTTCATAAACTGACG AAAGAAGGAAGGAACATATGTGCGCTAGAAGAGGAGATTGTTGAATTCAGACGTCTTTCTGATCTTAATATAGCGGGAAAATTTG AATGTACTCAGTTGAGACATGAACGAGACAATGCAATGCGACAGGTGGGCGAGTTTCGGGGTCAGAATGATTTAGTTCACCTTCAAATAGAAGAGGCAAAAAAAG AGTGTAACCAGTTGAGACATGAAAGAGACAATGCAATGCGACAGGTGGACGAGTTTCAGGGACAGAATGATTTAGTTCGCCTTCAAATAGAAGAGGCAAAAAAAG AGTGTGACCAGTTGAGACATGAACGAGACAATGCAGTGCGACAGATAGATGCATTACTGACTCAGAATACTGTGGGTCGCATTCAAATAGAAGAGGCAAAAATGG AATGTGGTCAGTTAAAGCATGAACGAGATAGTGCAGCTCGACAGGTGGATGAATTACGGGATAGGAACTCTCAATTTATTCTCGAGTTCCGCCTTACATGTTTGGAACAAGCAACAGAGCATTTCAAGGATCTGTGCAAGATGGAGGACACTGAATATGGATGTGTGTATAAAGGCATTATAAACAACACTATGGTAGCAATCAAGCTGTCCAAATCCGAGAGTTTGTTTCAACAAGAG ATCTCTGTTCttcgtcaaggagggagacatgcaAACATTGTCACCTTCGTTGGAATGTGCTCTGAAGCTTCGGCTCTTGTGTATGAGTGGTTACCTAAGGGAAACCTTGAAGACCGAATTGTGTGTGCCGATGGCACTCCACCTCTATCATGGCACAACCGTACACAGATCATTGGTGAGGTTTGCTGCGCACTACTCTTCCTTCATTCACACAAGCCTAATGCTTCGGTCCACGGTGATCTCCGGCCTTGCAACATCCTCATCGGTGCCAACTACAGAAGCAAGCTCTACAACTTTGGTATGTCCACCTTATGTCTCCAGCCTGGCAGCTGTCCACCAAACCTAACAGCAAGGCTTCCATACATGGATCCGGAGTTCCTCACCATTGGGGACCTCACGCCCCTTTCTGATGTCTACTCACTGGGTGTTGTTATCCTTCGCCTTTTGACTGGAATGCCCCCTTTGGCTATCGCAAAGAAAGTGAAAGAAGCATTTCAAAGTGATAACCTGCACTTGCTGATAGATAAATCAGCCGGGGACTGGCCTTACACACAAGCCAAGCAGTTAGCACTCCTTGGCCTCAGGTGTGTGGAAATGACGAGGGAAAAGCGGCCTGATCTGACTGAGGTTTGGACCGTTGTTGAGGCCCTGGTCAGAAAGCCTCCTGCACCCTCATGCCCTGCCCACTTCATTTGTCCAATCCTCCAG GAGATCATGAACGATCCACAAATGGCATCTGATGGATTCACCTATGAAGCGGAAGCCATAAGACGCTGGCTTCATGGCGGGAGCAATAGGTCTCCGATGACGAACTTGGCACTTCCAAATCGTGCTCTCATCCCTAATCGCGCCCTCCGTTCTTCCATCCAGGAGTACCTTCAGGCATCAGTAGCCTTGGCAGTCAGGTCCCTGAACCTCAATCTATGA
- the LOC119295289 gene encoding proteasome subunit beta type-4-like — translation MDATAAAAGGGDGTQRTLNPYVTGNSVIAMKYKDGVIMACDTGASYGSTLRYKSVERIKEVGKHSLIGGSGEFSDFQEILRYLDELTLNDHMWDDGNSLGPKEIHAYLTRVMYNRRNKFDPLWNSLVLGGVKKGPKGDEKYLGMVNMIGTHFEENHIATGFGNHMAIPILRGEWREDMTFEEAVKLIEKCLLVLLYRDRSSINKFQIAKITTEGSTIYPPYALKTNWGFAAFENPSKGAVGTW, via the exons ATGGACGcgaccgcggcggcggccggaggaggagacgGGACGCAGAGGACACT GAATCCTTATGTGACTGGTAATTCGGTGATTGCAATGAAATACAAGGATGGTGTGATCATGGCATGTGACACTGGAG CCTCCTATGGGTCAACTTTGCGATACAAGAGTGTGGAGCGTATCAAGGAGGTTGGAAAGCATAGCCTTATTGGAGGGAGTGGGGAGTTCAGTGATTTCCAGGAGATTTTGCGGTATCTGGATGAATTAAC TTTGAATGATCATATGTGGGATGATGGCAACTCATTGGGCCCCAAGGAAATCCATGCCTACCTGACAAGAGTAATGTACAACAGGCGCAATAAGTTTGACCCTCTATGGAACTCCCTGGTGCTTGGTGGAGTGAAAAAGGGCCCAAAAGGCGATGAGAAGTATCTTGGCATG GTTAACATGATTGGTACACACTTTGAGGAAAACCACATTGCCACTGGATTTGGGAACCATATGGCAATCCCAATACTTCGTGGTGAATGGCGCGAGGACATGACTTTTGAAGAAGCTGTTAAGCTGATTGAGAAGTGCTTGCTGGTCCTGCTGTACCGTGACCGGTCATCCATCAACAAATTCCAG ATTGCCAAGATCACAACCGAGGGATCAACCATCTACCCGCCGTATGCCCTGAAGACCAACTGGGGGTTTGCCGCCTTTGAGAACCCATCCAAGGGTGCTGTAGGAACATGGTAA